TGAAGGTCTGCTACTACCCCACTCTAAGtcataatgcatttttaaagaaatgctatCTACACTGGGTGATGATGTAGGATCtgattgttttcattattatatttcaATCTTACCTGACTGTGTTTGCTTGCCTACATATAATTTAAGGTTTTAAAGGGAGTAGACAGTTTGGGAGGGGATCAGCACCAAAAGTTTTGGAACTTAATCAGAAGTGGTGAGTGTACCTGCAAAACAGGATGGTTGTTTGCTATCTCTTTGAAGCCAGTCACCTTTGTCTCTAGTTCCTTATTGGCATGAGCTACAATTTGGGAGTGGGGGCAGGATTTTTGCCATCAACCATCTTATTCTACACACAGCTTCAGAATAGTTGTTCCAGTTTTCGAAACACAGTATCATAGCCTAGTGCATGTTGGGCACATGCAAATCAGTATTTTCCCTCTCCATGGCCATCATAATGGCCTTCAAATCCAAAGTCAAAGCTTTGGAAAGAGAAAACTGATATGTCCTTCTAAAAACAAGGGGAAAGGAAGAACTGCATTCTCTTGAAAGTTAAGTTAtaaccttttctttctgattctatGAAGAAGACTGTACTAATAAAACTGCCAATTTCTTTCAGGTGGGTGTACATGGCATTAGAATAGAATTCATCAATGAAAAAGGATCAAAACGCACCGCCACCTACCTACCGGAGGTTGCAAAGGAGCAAGGTCATTGTTGTTCTTTATTTCATGTGATCTGGtgaagaatttaaacaaatatacaaattgAAATGCGATAGCTGACCTTGCAGTTATGTCTGATAATTGAACAGTGTCAAATTGTAAGAAGTGACTCTTCCATCACTGCCACTGCAATGTCTGTATCAAGTCGGTGAAATACTCACAGAAGTTGAATCCCTGCATTGAATTTTGATGGCATAAACCCAtaagtgtatattttttaaaaagcagaattaatATTAGTTGAGTTTCATTTTAGGCAACAATTTGCTACTGATTTGAAGTACCTTTTTCCCATATTCCATTGTGGCATAAAGAAGCCTTTTGTTTGACAATCAGCCACATAGTTCTTTGTCATTTTAAGTATCAAATGTTTCATTGTTAGGTGGTTGTCATTACTCATCCTGCTAATATTAAGATTGTAGGTTTCCCATTAAGATTGGAGCACtgagaaaacatgaaatattagTGTTTTATATGCTTGGTCTATACTTCCTAATCAGAATTTTCCTATTTCACACATAGAGCATAGACCCGTATGAACCAACATTGTAACACAGAGTAACTTTTCACTCTGTAGTATTGTATCCTTTCTTAGCAACTACTAAATTCTGATTTTGTGTTGgttgaaatgaatattttatcttGGGGAGCTTTTCTTCTCATCAGAAAGCATTTGTAATTTGGTTTCCCCATGTTTGTCTTATAAATGGGAGATACATAATAGCAAAATTTAATGCCATTAAATCCCCAGATCAGAAAGTCTTCAAGGCAGTTGCCTGAAGATTTATTTGGGTTGCTTTAGAAAATGTCTTAATCTCCTAGTATCATTAACTTTGTAAAGCATACATAAAAGATAGAGGGCCTCAGATACTAGTATACCATCCatgtcagaaataataaaaataccctTGAATACTGCACACAAACTTGAATGGTTACAGAATTACAGAAGATACCATAAGAAACAACAATTACTGTAAGGTGGTGTGGGAGTCCTAAATGCTGAGTTGGCAAAATGGCATATAGACTTGTCACTCCCTTTTAAAGATGTCGCCGTTAGAGGAAAGTACAGCAGATATGGTTTGTTACAGTCACGACTGAGCAATTTCTGTCAGCCCCTTAGACCCCTTGACTTCGAATGTGAAGATAAAGGAGCCAATGTTGTTTGACACTGTGGATAGCTAGAATTTAAGGAGTGTGGTGATGGCCCTGCTTTTGTAAAGGACGACATCGTAGCTTTTCTGTGTGATTGTTTTTAGGACCAAAAGATTTGATGGCATTTGGTGACAGTGATAGCTGACCTCTACAAAGTCATTTTGTATTTAATGAAAGGTGTTTGTTACACGTGCTTGACTGATATTTTATCTGGTCAACTCTCTACAGGATGGGACCATATTCAGACCATAGACTCCTTATTGAGGAAAGGAGGATACAAAGCTCCAATTACTAATGAATTCAGGAAAACCATAAAACTGACCAGGTACAGAAGATATTTTCTAGCACAAGGCTAACCTGTACATTTTGATGTGTATGCCTATAACGCTTTGATTTCTTTGGTCTCTCTAACTACACTTctcttttctgaaacagagtGGAAATGAATGGCAGGGTCATACTGAGGGTGGATACAATGGAACTCTGCTTGGTAGTAAAGCCTGTGTGATGTATGAGCCTATCTTTCCCATCTTTAGCTCTGTGTGATTACTCTGGCTTTTGTATGAGCAAGCCCTTGGAGACTTTAGACTACTTTACTGGAGAAAGTACTTGAATTAGCAATTGGCTAGCTTTTGACATTACTTAGCAGAACCCCAGGATTCTGATAAACAGTCCTCAAATTCGAATTTAACCTCAGAATTTTGGCAGTGATAGAAGTCTACCAAGAAAACTTGTTAGCTTGCTGAAAAACACAATTGAGCTAAACTCAAATGCTAAATAAATTTCGGCATGAAAAAATACAGatgcttatttaaaaaggaaaaaaaacatacattttaggaAAATGGGCTGCTGGTTCCATTTATTTCAATTCCATAAAACTACATTGAATGCCTATAGTATAAAAATGGCCTATTCTCAGCTCTGAGGAGTTAGAAATTCAGAAATACCTCCATCCCTGCTCTCCCTGAGTTCACCATGGAGGCGAATAGAGGGGGCATGGACAAAAGTATTAATCTAAGGCAGAATATGATGGGTAATACAAGATCCATTCCCATGAAGTAGGGAAAGAGGAATTCtaagagggtgggagggggataACGGATAGTTTCAAAGAGGTCCGTTGGGGGCTGGGTTTGAAGAATGGGTGGAATATTTGACAGGTAGAGAGTGCGGGAGGAAAGGGATTCCCTTAAGGAAGACCTTGTGAGTCAAGGGTGGTGAAGTACAAAGCAAGTTCTGAGAATGCAAAATAGTCTGATTGGGCTGATCTTTCAGTGTAATAGAGAAGCTGATCATTAGAGGAAAATGTGGCCACATGGTAGGTTGGGCAGACCATTGAGGGTCCTGAGTTCCAGAGTAACTAATTTGGACCTGGTTCTATAGGCAATTGGTAGCTATTGAAGGATTTTAATCAGATGGGCTTGAGGGAGGTATAAGAATGGAATTGGAAAcaggaaaattagccaggaagCATTGGTATTATCTAAGAATCTGCGGCAGCAGTCCAAAAGAGGTGCAACAGGGGCCTTAACTAGAGCTGTGGCAGTGAGATGGGAAGAAAGGTGGGAATCGATATGAAAATAATGTGGAAGAAATGAAAGGACTGGGTCatcatttagaaataaagaaggaagtcAAGGCGTTAATCTAGATAAAAAGGACCAAGGTAATCCCTTTAATCAAAGTAGGGACCACAAGAGGAGCATGTTAAGTTTATGCATTGATTTTGGATTTGAGGTGCTTCTTAGGATATCTATATAGAAATATCTAGTAGGTCAATGAAAATGTATGAGCTCATAGCTAGATATGATTGAAATTGTAAGGATAGGGTTCACTGTGGGGAGACAGTATAGAGCCAAAATAACCAAATACAGAAACATAACAAAATTCTACAAGGCAGGGATAGGAGCATTCAGAGAGAAGGAGCAATCTGAGAGGCAGGGGAGAACCAGGGGCATGTGGAGGTATAGAATCCTTAGCACCAGAGAGCTTAAGGGTGTGATGAGCAAATGGAAAGGTCAAGCTGAGTCAGGGGAAGCCTTCTGACAGCTATTTCCATGGAAGGGTGGCAGCAGAAGCCAAAGAGCACTGAGCTGAGTAGTAGTGTGAGATGGGGATTGAAGGCAGAAAATATACACAACTATTTGAGAAATGTGGCAATGAAAAGAAAGCCCGACATAGGGAAAAGTGAGAGTTCAGGATACCAGAATTAAgaaaagttgtttttgttgttgttacttaaTGGTAAGACCTAAGTAGATGTATGGACAGAGAAAAGAACAGTAAAAGAGGGAGAGGTGGAAGacttctgaagaaaaataatcaactGAATTGAATGACATGCATACTCCTGTTAGAAAACTGGGGCTGAGGGGgcaataaaaattctaaaagaacaaTTTAAACAAGGAGTAGTAGAGTGCAAAGAGCACTGGACTCAGACTTTTAATTTCCAGGTTCTGATCTTAGCTTTGTTACTTActatctctgtgaccttgggcagtcaCTGCTTCTCTCTGGGACCCCATTTCCTGATCTATAAAATTATCTCTAAGGTCCTTCCTAGCACTGACAATGGCATGTCACCTATTTCTCGATGTTAACTTTTCTCTTCCCTGACTTTCTTTCAGGTATCGTAGTGAAAAGATGACCCTGAGCTATGCTGAATACCTTGCTCATCGCCAGCATCATCATTTCCAAAATGGCATTGGGCATCCCCTTCCGCCATATAACCATTATTCCTGACACTGAGCCGCACAACCAGTCACTGGGCCTCTCTGCAGACCTCTTCCCAGGAGACCCTACACCTTCTTGGTCTAGCTATCTCTTTTACTGTACCATTTTATGATGATAGTTTCCGTTGCCATGGTGAAGCTTCGACATCGTCAATTAAGATCATCATGGTAACGGGTAGAAAAATGGCATTTGTTAAGatcctgttttattattttagatcattgtgttttttttttttttgcagcatatgtgattttgggttttttttcttccaatattaTGTAGAATTTTGCTTTGCTATCTCAGTcaggtttctgtttttctgtcctccttgcctttcttcctgttttgcttcctgttttccttcttccttcccgttttccttcttccttccctccctcccttcctttgaCTGTGGATGGAAGAAAGTGTGCAGTTTTTAGGGATTTTACTTAGGTTTGTCTTTAGTCATCCTGAGTAAGATAGTTGTTTTTTGATACCTGAGTTTGGGATTCATTCATATCAAATTCAGTTATTTGCATATTACTCTTGATTTTTGTCTGAAATTCACTTTGCTATGACAGCTTAGTAGTTGGGTCTTCACTCCTTAAGTATATGTTTTTCCCATGGTGAAAATATATGAACTTTAGCTCTAGTAGTGAGCATTCAAAGGTCCGCGATAGGGCTtgtcacagagagagagaaatcatttATCCCTATTGTGCTGGTTATCATAGAAGAGACTGCCTCACCACTTTATAGAGCCAATTTGCAAACTAAAACACTGTTTTGAGAAGGTACAAACTACCTTTCAAAAAGGCTACAGGAAACATTTTTATGAGCAGCAAATATTAGGAAGAGAGCAGATACAGAATTTAGTGCCTTTGAGAAGAATATAAG
Above is a genomic segment from Theropithecus gelada isolate Dixy unplaced genomic scaffold, Tgel_1.0 HiC_scaffold_15917, whole genome shotgun sequence containing:
- the LOC112617225 gene encoding AMME syndrome candidate gene 1 protein-like, which gives rise to DCFNICFVFNSALKDSRFPPMTRDELPRLFCSVSLLTNFEDVCDYLDWEVGVHGIRIEFINEKGSKRTATYLPEVAKEQGWDHIQTIDSLLRKGGYKAPITNEFRKTIKLTRYRSEKMTLSYAEYLAHRQHHHFQNGIGHPLPPYNHYS